From a single Glycine soja cultivar W05 chromosome 19, ASM419377v2, whole genome shotgun sequence genomic region:
- the LOC114399419 gene encoding disease resistance protein RGA2-like, protein MAELFLFSIAESLITKLTSHAFQEASWVVGLYDHLRDLKKTLSLVKAVLLDAEQKQEHNHELQEWLRQLKSVFYDAQDVIDEFECQTLQKQVLKAHGTIKDEVSHFFSSSNPLVFRSKMAQQIKDVSKRLDKVAADRHKFGLRIIDVDTRVVHRRDMSRMTHSRVSDSDVIGREHDKEKVIKLLMQQNPNDDDKSLSVIPIVGIGGLGKTTLAKFVFNDKRINECFSLKMWVCVSDDFDINQLIIKIINSTNDANAPLCQQNLNMVDLEQLQTHLRNKLANKKFLLVLDDIWNDDRVKWVELRNLIQGGVAGSKILVTTRIDSIASMMGTVTSHKLKRLSPEDSLSLFVKWAFKEGEDEKHPHLVNIGKEIVNKCKGVPLAVRTLGSLLFSKFEENEWEYVRDNEIWNLPQKKDDILPALKLSYDFLPSYLRQCFALFSLYPKDYEFRSVEVARLWEALGVLAPPRKNETPEDVVKQYLDELLSRSFLQDFIDGGTICQFKIHDLVHDLALFVAEDECLLLNSHIQNIPENIRHLSSAEYNFLRNSFTSKSVALRTIMFRDGAEGANVEALLNTCVLKSKFLRVLDLRDSTCKTLPCSIGKLKHLRYFSIQNNRNIKRLPNSIFKLQNLQLFNVLGCEELEALPKGLRKLISLRHLDISTKQPVLPYSEITNLISLAHLSIGSSHNMESIFGGVKFPALKRLSVSDCHSLKSLPLDVTNFPELEILIVEDCVNLDLELWKDDLEEQSPMLKLKCVGFGCLPQLVALPQWLQETANFLQTLGIKNCNNLEMLPEWLSTMTNLKVLIISDCPKLISLPDNIHHLTALEHLHIRGCLELCKKCQPHVGEFWSKISHIKDVFIEEPEKLEEEDE, encoded by the coding sequence ATGGCTGAATTATTTCTCTTCAGCATCGCTGAGTCTCTCATAACAAAGCTTACTTCTCATGCTTTCCAAGAAGCTTCTTGGGTGGTGGGTTTGTACGACCATCTCCGAGACCTTAAAAAGACTCTCTCATTAGTCAAGGCAGTGCTGTTAGATGCTGAGCAAAAGCAGGAGCATAACCATGAGCTGCAGGAATGGCTGAGGCAGCTCAAAAGTGTCTTCTATGATGCCCAAGACGTGATCGATGAATTTGAGTGCCAAACACTGCAAAAGCAAGTTCTCAAAGCTCATGGTACCATCAAAGACGAGGTAAGCCACTTCTTCTCAAGTTCTAATCCACTTGTTTTTCGTTCCAAGATGGCTCAACAAATCAAAGATGTCAGCAAGAGGCTAGACAAGGTTGCAGCTGATAGGCATAAGTTTGGTCTCCGAATAATTGATGTTGACACACGAGTTGTGCATAGGAGAGACATGAGTCGCATGACACACTCCCGTGTGAGTGACTCAGATGTGATAGGAAGGGAACATGACAAAGAAAAGGTCATAAAGCTTTTGATGCAGCAGAATCCCAATGATGACGATAAAAGTCTCTCTGTTATCCCCATTGTGGGGATTGGAGGCTTGGGAAAAACTACACTTGCGAAGTTTGTGTTTAATGATAAGAGAATAAATGAGTGTTTCTCATTGAAGATGTGGGTGTGTGTTTCTGATGATTTTGACATTAACCAACTCATTATTAAAATCATCAATTCTACTAATGATGCTAATGCTCCTCTTTGCCAACAGAATTTAAACATGGTCGATCTGGAGCAATTACAAACTCATTTGAGAAACAAACTTGCCAATAAAAAATTCTTACTTGTCTTGGATGACATATGGAATGATGATCGTGTTAAATGGGTTGAGTTGAGGAATTTAATACAAGGAGGGGTTGCAGGAAGTAAAATTCTAGTGACTACACGTATTGATTCCATTGCTTCCATGATGGGAACTGTTACCTCTCACAAGTTAAAAAGACTTTCTCCGGAGGATTCATTGTCTCTTTTTGTCAAATGGGCATTTAAAGAAGGCGAAGACGAAAAACATCCTCATTTGGTAAATATTGGAAAAGAAATTGTGAACAAATGCAAAGGGGTTCCATTGGCTGTGAGAACATTGGGGAGTTtactattttcaaaatttgaggaaaatgAGTGGGAATATGTGAGAGACAATGAAATTTGGAATTTACCACAAAAAAAAGATGACATTTTACCTGCACTTAAATTAAGTTATGATTTCTTGCCTTCCTATTTGAGGCAATGTTTTGCATTATTTTCACTTTACCCAAAGGATTATGAATTTCGTAGTGTTGAGGTAGCTAGGCTTTGGGAGGCACTTGGTGTCCTTGCACCACCAAGAAAGAATGAGACACCGGAAGATGTTGTCAAACAGTACCTGGATGAATTACTGTCAAGATCTTTCCTTCAAGATTTTATTGATGGTGGCACTATTTGTCAATTTAAAATTCATGATTTGGTGCATGATCTTGCGCTGTTTGTTGCAGAAGATGAGTGTCTACTCCTAAACTCCCACATTCAAAATATTCCTGAGAATATTCGGCATCTATCTTCTGCTGAATACAATTTTCTCAGAAATTCATTCACCTCAAAATCGGTAGCATTGAGAACCATAATGTTTCGAGATGGTGCAGAAGGAGCCAACGTTGAAGCTTTGTTAAATACTTGTGTGTTAAAGTCCAAATTTTTGCGAGTTTTGGATTTAAGGGATTCAACATGCAAGACTTTGCCATGTTCCATTGGTAAGTTGAAACACTTGAGATATTTCAGCATTCAGAATAATCGCAACATCAAGAGACTCCCCAATTCTATTTTCAAGCTCCAAAATTTGCAATTGTTCAATGTTTTGGGATGCGAGGAGCTGGAAGCATTGCCCAAAGGATTAAGAAAATTGATTAGTCTTCGGCATTTGGATATAAGTACAAAGCAACCTGTTTTGCCTTATAGTGAGATTACCAACTTGATCTCGCTTGCACATCTGTCTATTGGATCAAGCCATAATATGGAGTCTATCTTCGGAGGGGTGAAGTTCCCTGCTCTTAAAAGATTGAGTGTTTCTGACTGTCATAGTCTGAAGTCTTTGCCACTGGATGTTACGAATTTTCCTGAATTAGAAATTCTGATTGTTGAAGATTGTGTTAATCTGGACTTGGAACTGTGGAAGGACGACCTTGAAGAACAAAGCCCCATGTTGAAGTTAAAATGTGTTGGATTCGGGTGTTTACCACAGCTGGTGGCCTTACCACAATGGCTTCAAGAAACTGCCAACTTCTTACAGACCTTGGGTATTAAAAACTGCAACAATCTTGAAATGCTTCCGGAGTGGCTGTCAACTATGACTAATCTGAAAGTACTTATTATATCAGATTGTCCAAAGCTTATATCTCTCCCGGATAACATCCATCACCTCACCGCACTTGAACATTTGCATATCAGAGGTTGCCTTGAATTATGCAAAAAATGTCAGCCCCATGTCGGTGAGTTTTGGTCCAAAATATCACATATCAAAGACGTCTTCATTGAAGAGCCAGAAAAGCTGGAGGAAGAAGACGAATAA